From the Xenopus laevis strain J_2021 chromosome 7L, Xenopus_laevis_v10.1, whole genome shotgun sequence genome, the window GTTTACTGGAACTCTGAGGGATCACGTGATGgcagtatatccttataaaagacTGGGTGCAGCCATAGAACAAATGTTTGGGATTCACAACTGTGGTAGAAACATTGTAACCAACACCATGaggtacagtaaatatattttgttaataaCCCTTTATGAATTAAGTAtgcatataatttatttgaaaagCATGTAACTATGTATGTTGTGCATGAAGAGAGGAATAAAGAATAGTGATATTACAAGCttttaaaaattaccttttaaattttaaaaggagGTCCCACCAGTCAATAGATAGCATTTACTGGCATATTGTTTGACAGCAGACATCTGATTAGTTGTTATGAATTGCTTAACATGGGGCAAAGTTTATACCTACATTATGCTCATTAAAGTGAAACTTTTATTAAATctattataataatatagtatACAACTATATTATCTACTGTAGATAAGGTAATCTTAATAATTCTCCTTAATatgattacaaatgtatttttttattccatttatttaataCTAGTTATTCTTTTATTACCTACTgtgcttattatattattaaaattatcaGGCACACATTTACCCTGCTCTagtaaaccagaaaaaaacaattgagggggttatttacaaaacctcaaatttatctggtcgggcttctttgggcaaaaacttgaatttttcgtggagaaaaaaactagaatatttcgagatttattataccccaaagctgcaaaaagctccaatccgaaaatccgtcatctcaggcctgtcgaggtcctgtataagtcaatgggagaggcgcctatctcaatttgaagttttcatggtctgagctaggtttagcctgaaaatcggattttttagggtttttgtgcaaaaactcgTAAAATTTGAGCTATTTGGGAAAAAAGCCCTAAAATAAGagcaatttgggtttttgctcaatttttccGTGATCTGATTTGGTGAttcaggttattttattaataaattaggtcaaattgagcatgggagtttggtcgtggttttttttataaaaataaaatataagataaatttgaattttagtaaataaccccctaaatgtctgttTTTAAATATCTAACCAGAAAATGCTATCAGTTGATTGGTTGTATTTGCTGCATTGGCTTAGTAGACCAAtaacaaactttgcaccttagTTGAATTAGCCAAATTATTGTCTAAGCAGAAACTTCGTATACATACCCAGTGCATACAATAGATATAAACATCTGTGGGATCTGGTTCCTCCTACCGTCATATAGTATTTGATTTTTAGTTGAAGTGACTTGCATAGTCAAATGGAGTTAGCATGAAAATATGAGGTAAACCTGCATGTAAGTTAAAAACGTGACACTTTACCAGCACTGAAAATAGTATTCACctaacttagggggttatttatcaaagtccgattttatctcaacattttctgctacaaactctaattttttgcgcttatttattattacattttcccgaaaattttctttgtgcgaaaaaaatcatattttcaagttgtttttggatttttcaccagaaaactcagatttcttgttttttgccagaaaacttcggggtattgcacgaaacccagcacacatcaaaaaatcattgttacttcacccattgacttatatgcaacctggacaggtctgagatgacagcttttctgattcagacttttccatcctcaggtttaataaattccgaaaaaagtgtgattttttaaaagtccgattttattttaaaaaatcaaaatttttttgtgatttttgcattcagagtttagtaaataacacccttagtgTTGTTTATAATGGATCAAGACAGTCTGGGCATGGATGAATAAATATTCAAAGTGCTGAATTGGATTGGCCAGAAGTTAATTCTTGACAGATATAAAACAAAGTCATTTTAAgaggtatttttattttctatttagtcTGTTATTACATGCTTCACTAACAATAGTATAGTTTCTGTATCCTATAATACAATTGcctattcaatttaaaaaatatgtatatgtttaattaTAATTCACTTTTTCTGCAGTGACCTGTCAGTAGAATTGTTAAATAACTATCTGCTTAAACTGGAGTGTCATTTCACATGGACTTATTTCAAAGACGAGACTGATATTGACAATATAGAAGACAGGGTTCATGATCAAATTGCATTTTTACCTTCTACACACAGACATAGGCTTCATAATTTATTGGCCTATACAAGTCATTTGAAAGGAGACAATGAAGAAGCAATCAGAGAGCTTCAGAAAGCTGAAGAGCACCTGCAAGGAACACAGACTGCTGATGTGGATATCAAAAGAGCTGTGACCTACAGTAATTACTCCTGGCTGTTCTACCATTCAAACCAGTTCAGCAAAGCTCAGTCTTATTTAGAAAAAGTGGAAGCCATTTACAAGAAGTTTGAATCttctccagaacataattttCTTCTTACTGAGATATATGGAGAACAGGCCTGGGCTCTGTTAACAGTTTATGGAAAATACGTGGAAAGAGCTAAAGAGTGTTTTGAGAAAGCTCTAGTGCTAGATCCAGACAATCCTGAGCTCAATTCAGGATATGCCATAGTCATGTATCGCCTTGAAAGTAAAAATGACAGAATTTATAGGACCGGTAAATGTAAATCTATAGAATTGCTTACACGTGCTGTGACATTAAATGAAAATGATACTGTGATTAAGGCTCTTCTTGCTTTGGAATATCTATATTTGGGtcaagctgaaaagggagaaaagattATGGAGGAGGCTCTTGGACAAACTCCAGACTCACCTTATTTACTTCGATATGCTGCCAAATTTTACAGAATTATAGAAAGGACTGATGATGCTATTACCATTCTGAAAAAAGCTTTGAACCAAACTCCCACTTCAAGCTCTCTTCACCACCAGTTGGGGCTTTGTTACAAACAGAAGATGAAAAAGTTAATGAAATCTGCAAAGTCATGTTATCAGCCTACCAATTCCTATACAAGGGGCATACGTGAAGCCATTTCTTCTGCTATCTTTCATTTTGAGAAAGCTcttgaatttcaaaaaatatttgttgatGCCTATATCAATTTAGCTGAAATGTATGCCAAAGgaaatcagtttgaaaaagcTGAAGATACATTtcaaaaggcactaaatttggaAAATCTAGAATGTGAAGAGAAACAAGAGATTCACTTCAATTTTGCACTTTTTAAGCAACATCAAATTAGATCTGAATCTGAAGCCATAAGGCATTACAGGGAAGTATTACTGATACCGAATAACACAAATGCAAGATCTTATTCCAGAAATAATTTGGAAGAGTTGGCTGGACAAAAAGTAACAAAACACCCATCAGATGCAACTGGCTTTGGACTGTTAGGGTTCATTTATCAGCAGGAGGGAGAAGTTAAACAGGCAACTGATTACTATGAGAAAGCACTGGAACTTGATCCAGATAATGAGGATTATTTGAGTGCATTGTGTTGCATGAGACTCAGTGAATAACAACTGAAGTATTTTAAAAACATCTGGATGCTTCTCTCAGATGATATTCAAAAGTAAAATGTTCTAtaaattaaacaattttatttagtAAAAGATTAAGTTTTTCACCTTATTTTTGGTCTCTTTTCCTCCGATGACAAAATGCCTTGCTGAGCTTAAACATGTCTTTTGCACAGCCCTCATCATGGATCTATGTATAGAAAAATTatgttacaagaaaaaaaattctcttaaGAACTTGACTAACCATGCTATAACACAAATTCAAGAGCAACAGGCAACAAACTCCTAATCTAATGAACAAAATACAATTTGCTGTACCctctattaaaataaatgaatcaaaTTCTAATATCACATGTTAAATATGGCTATTTATTGGCAAG encodes:
- the LOC108695771 gene encoding interferon-induced protein with tetratricopeptide repeats 5; translated protein: MAVYPYKRLGAAIEQMFGIHNCGRNIVTNTMSDLSVELLNNYLLKLECHFTWTYFKDETDIDNIEDRVHDQIAFLPSTHRHRLHNLLAYTSHLKGDNEEAIRELQKAEEHLQGTQTADVDIKRAVTYSNYSWLFYHSNQFSKAQSYLEKVEAIYKKFESSPEHNFLLTEIYGEQAWALLTVYGKYVERAKECFEKALVLDPDNPELNSGYAIVMYRLESKNDRIYRTGKCKSIELLTRAVTLNENDTVIKALLALEYLYLGQAEKGEKIMEEALGQTPDSPYLLRYAAKFYRIIERTDDAITILKKALNQTPTSSSLHHQLGLCYKQKMKKLMKSAKSCYQPTNSYTRGIREAISSAIFHFEKALEFQKIFVDAYINLAEMYAKGNQFEKAEDTFQKALNLENLECEEKQEIHFNFALFKQHQIRSESEAIRHYREVLLIPNNTNARSYSRNNLEELAGQKVTKHPSDATGFGLLGFIYQQEGEVKQATDYYEKALELDPDNEDYLSALCCMRLSE